The following are encoded together in the Tepidiforma bonchosmolovskayae genome:
- a CDS encoding FAD:protein FMN transferase, which produces MEHIESFRAMDTGIDLIVIADERPMLPFLEARLLFDQQEERFSRFRPSSLVSRLNRGETVADPWLDAILPLALAAWETTDGLFNPLILPALAAAGYDRTFSTVSGGAPVPLPPPDPRTAIERTTAGWRLCEGRLDLGGIVKGWTADLAAEHLAAATKAPAMVNAGGDIRCIGEEAPGRGGWELTVEGPSGETAWSGIVAGALATSTTLRRRWTTADGRTAHHLIDPRTGLPAASPFVQVSVIAPTCREAETWAKAVLIGGHEGLELAALRGVAAFALAADGSPSPTPSWTAP; this is translated from the coding sequence GTGGAGCACATCGAATCCTTTCGCGCCATGGACACCGGCATCGACCTCATCGTCATCGCCGACGAGCGCCCCATGCTCCCCTTCCTCGAGGCCCGCCTCCTCTTCGACCAGCAGGAGGAGCGCTTCTCCCGCTTCCGTCCATCCTCCCTCGTCTCCCGCCTCAACCGCGGTGAAACCGTCGCCGATCCCTGGCTCGACGCCATTCTCCCCCTCGCCCTCGCCGCCTGGGAGACCACCGACGGCCTCTTCAATCCGCTGATCCTCCCGGCGCTCGCAGCCGCCGGCTACGACCGCACCTTCAGCACCGTCTCCGGCGGCGCGCCGGTCCCGCTCCCTCCACCCGACCCGCGCACCGCCATCGAACGGACGACCGCCGGCTGGCGCCTCTGCGAGGGCCGGCTCGACCTCGGCGGCATCGTCAAAGGCTGGACCGCCGACCTCGCCGCCGAGCACCTGGCAGCTGCCACGAAGGCGCCCGCGATGGTGAATGCCGGTGGAGACATCCGCTGCATCGGCGAAGAAGCCCCCGGCCGCGGCGGCTGGGAGCTCACCGTCGAGGGCCCCTCCGGCGAAACCGCCTGGTCCGGCATCGTTGCCGGCGCCCTCGCCACCTCCACGACCCTCCGCCGCCGCTGGACCACCGCCGACGGCCGCACCGCCCACCACCTCATCGACCCCCGCACCGGCCTGCCGGCAGCCTCGCCCTTCGTCCAGGTCTCCGTCATCGCCCCGACCTGCCGCGAAGCCGAAACCTGGGCCAAAGCCGTCCTTATCGGCGGGCACGAGGGCCTCGAACTCGCCGCCCTGCGCGGCGTCGCCGCCTTCGCCCTCGCCGCCGACGGCTCCCCCTCACCAACGCCGTCCTGGACTGCTCCGTAG
- a CDS encoding diacylglycerol/lipid kinase family protein, whose protein sequence is METTDRPPTDRPYFIVNPASGGGRTRSRVGALIDAIERAGLEADCAFTTRPGEGIDLAREAVAAGRTFLVACGGDGTVNEVVNGVMAEGAAERVKVGTIGMGTGKDIAKCLGIGRGSRALRAIAEGAERRVDLGKVTAVGEDGKEQVRFFLLEASAGWVPEISQSTPRWLKRLGDTAPYVIMTVVKMLGPMGRSFTLRIDGQEYDGRYNTVSVHNMELWGGDLVAAPGAAPDDGLFDVIRWGDLGRREVLRAVSGQRAGGTHLEMEGVDRHPAKVVELSSPAPTRLDLDGELGGYLPARIEIVPGAIRFAAPPGEPGAR, encoded by the coding sequence ATGGAGACGACTGACCGCCCGCCGACCGACCGACCGTATTTCATCGTGAACCCGGCCTCCGGCGGGGGCCGGACCAGGAGCCGGGTGGGGGCGCTGATCGATGCGATTGAGCGGGCGGGGCTGGAGGCGGACTGCGCATTCACGACGCGCCCGGGCGAGGGGATCGACCTTGCGCGGGAGGCAGTCGCGGCCGGGCGGACGTTCCTGGTGGCGTGCGGGGGCGACGGGACGGTGAACGAGGTCGTGAACGGGGTCATGGCGGAGGGCGCGGCCGAACGGGTGAAGGTGGGAACCATCGGCATGGGCACGGGGAAGGACATCGCGAAGTGCCTGGGCATCGGCCGGGGGTCGCGGGCCCTGCGGGCGATCGCGGAGGGGGCGGAGCGCCGGGTCGACCTCGGGAAAGTGACGGCCGTCGGCGAGGATGGGAAGGAGCAGGTGCGCTTCTTCCTGCTGGAGGCGTCGGCCGGGTGGGTGCCGGAGATTTCGCAATCGACGCCGCGCTGGCTGAAGCGGCTGGGGGATACGGCGCCCTACGTGATCATGACGGTGGTGAAGATGCTTGGGCCGATGGGGCGGAGCTTCACGCTGCGGATCGACGGCCAGGAGTACGACGGGCGGTACAACACCGTGAGCGTGCACAACATGGAGCTCTGGGGCGGCGACCTGGTGGCGGCGCCAGGCGCGGCGCCGGACGACGGACTGTTCGATGTGATCCGCTGGGGCGACCTCGGCCGGCGGGAGGTGCTGCGGGCGGTTTCGGGGCAGCGGGCCGGGGGCACCCACCTGGAGATGGAGGGGGTGGACCGGCACCCGGCGAAGGTGGTGGAGCTGTCGTCGCCGGCGCCGACGCGGCTGGACCTGGACGGGGAGCTCGGCGGCTACCTGCCGGCGCGGATCGAGATTGTGCCGGGGGCGATCCGGTTCGCGGCGCCGCCGGGGGAACCGGGAGCGCGGTAG
- a CDS encoding thiolase family protein: protein MREVVIVDAVRTPLGRRGGVLSKNHPVETSALLLQALAKRNNLDPEMVDDVIYGCVSEVGAQSTNLARNIVLTARWPYTIPGVTLDRQCSSGQQAVHFAANQIASGVHDVVVAGGTEWMSQIPLGANIGQGLGFPFTDAMREQYDLSSQGIAAERIAEKWGITREEADEFAVESQAKAARAQAEGRFKNEMIPVPGKKKIKKADGTEEWEDAIIDFDEGIRPGTTVEVLAQLKPSFKENGVHHAGNSSQITDGSAAVLLTHPEKAKEMGWKPRARIVSQAVVGSDPELMLTGPITATPLALQRAGLTMRDIDLFEINEAFASVVLAWKRELNPDMSKVNVNGGAIALGHPTGCTGARLFATLINELERTGGRYGLITMCVGGGIGTATVIERLD, encoded by the coding sequence ATGCGTGAAGTTGTGATTGTAGATGCGGTGCGGACACCGCTTGGCCGGCGCGGCGGCGTGCTCAGCAAGAACCACCCGGTGGAGACCTCGGCACTGCTGCTCCAGGCGCTGGCGAAGCGGAACAATCTTGACCCGGAGATGGTCGACGACGTGATCTACGGGTGCGTCTCGGAGGTTGGGGCGCAGTCGACGAACCTGGCGCGGAATATCGTGCTGACGGCGCGGTGGCCGTACACGATCCCGGGGGTGACGCTGGACCGGCAGTGCAGCTCGGGGCAGCAGGCGGTGCACTTCGCGGCGAACCAGATCGCCTCGGGGGTGCACGATGTGGTGGTAGCCGGCGGGACGGAGTGGATGTCGCAGATTCCGCTGGGGGCGAACATCGGCCAGGGGCTGGGATTCCCGTTTACGGACGCGATGCGGGAGCAGTACGACCTGAGCAGCCAGGGCATCGCCGCGGAGCGGATTGCGGAGAAGTGGGGCATCACGCGGGAGGAGGCGGACGAGTTCGCGGTCGAGAGCCAGGCGAAGGCGGCGCGGGCGCAGGCGGAGGGCCGCTTCAAGAACGAGATGATCCCGGTGCCGGGCAAGAAGAAGATCAAGAAGGCGGACGGCACCGAGGAGTGGGAGGACGCCATCATCGACTTCGATGAGGGGATCCGGCCCGGCACGACGGTGGAGGTGCTGGCGCAGCTGAAGCCGAGCTTCAAGGAGAACGGCGTCCACCACGCCGGGAATTCGAGCCAGATTACGGACGGGTCGGCGGCGGTGCTGTTGACGCACCCGGAGAAGGCGAAGGAGATGGGGTGGAAGCCGCGGGCCCGGATCGTGTCGCAGGCGGTGGTGGGCTCGGACCCGGAGCTGATGCTGACGGGGCCGATCACGGCGACGCCGCTGGCGCTCCAGCGGGCGGGGCTGACGATGCGGGACATCGACCTGTTCGAGATCAACGAGGCGTTCGCGAGCGTCGTGCTGGCGTGGAAGCGGGAGCTGAACCCGGATATGTCGAAAGTGAACGTGAACGGCGGGGCGATCGCGCTCGGGCATCCGACGGGCTGCACCGGCGCGCGGCTGTTCGCGACGCTGATCAACGAGCTGGAGCGGACGGGCGGCCGCTACGGGCTGATTACGATGTGCGTCGGCGGCGGTATCGGCACGGCGACGGTGATCGAGCGGCTCGACTGA
- a CDS encoding flavin-containing monooxygenase has product MTSNAPQSFDSIIVGAGFAGLYQLIRLRRAGFSARVIEAADDVGGTWYWNRYPGARCDIESLQYQYAFDPDLAKEWRWTERYATQPEILRYIQFVADRYDLRRDIQFSARVTAAHYDEAAARWTVRTDRGDVYTCRYLVMATGCLSVPKTPEVPGIETFEGESYHTGAWPHEGVDFTGKRVAVIGTGSSAIQSIPIIARQAAHLTVFQRTPNFSVPAQNYFLDEEQWRAAAERIAELRAEARTTSAGITGLPLNDVSALAVSEEERRREYERRWAMGGFAIGGAFNDIAINPDANETAAEFVRQKIREIVQDPETAEALCPRDYPFGTKRLCVDIAYYETFNRPNVTLVSIRDNPIAAITPKGVRLENGDEYEFDTIVYATGFDAMTGALLRIDIRGRGGLTLREKWEHGPRTCLGIQVAGFPNMFTITGPGSPSVLSNMLVSIEQHVDWVTDCLEYLRERDLATIEPSLEAEDAWVNHVNEVANLTLYPRANSWYIGANVPGKPRVFMPYIGGVGAYAQKCAEVAANGYEGFILQPEPAALSR; this is encoded by the coding sequence GTGACCTCGAACGCCCCGCAGTCCTTCGACAGCATCATCGTCGGCGCCGGTTTTGCCGGTCTCTACCAGCTCATCCGCCTCCGCCGCGCCGGCTTCTCCGCCCGCGTCATCGAAGCCGCCGACGACGTCGGCGGCACCTGGTACTGGAACCGCTACCCCGGCGCCCGCTGCGATATCGAATCCCTCCAGTACCAGTACGCCTTCGACCCCGACCTCGCCAAAGAATGGCGCTGGACCGAACGCTACGCCACCCAGCCCGAAATCCTCCGCTACATCCAGTTCGTCGCCGACCGCTACGACCTCCGCCGCGATATCCAGTTCTCCGCCCGCGTCACCGCGGCCCACTACGACGAAGCCGCCGCCCGCTGGACCGTCCGCACCGACCGCGGCGACGTCTACACCTGCCGCTACCTCGTCATGGCTACCGGCTGCCTCTCCGTCCCCAAGACCCCTGAGGTGCCCGGCATCGAAACCTTCGAAGGCGAGTCCTACCACACCGGCGCCTGGCCCCACGAGGGTGTCGACTTCACCGGCAAGCGCGTCGCCGTCATCGGCACCGGCTCATCCGCCATCCAGTCCATCCCCATCATCGCCCGCCAGGCCGCCCACCTCACCGTCTTCCAGCGCACCCCGAACTTCTCCGTCCCCGCCCAGAACTACTTCCTCGATGAAGAGCAGTGGCGCGCCGCCGCCGAGCGGATCGCCGAGCTCCGCGCCGAAGCCCGCACCACCTCCGCCGGCATCACCGGCCTCCCCCTCAACGATGTCTCCGCCCTCGCCGTCAGCGAAGAAGAGCGCCGCCGCGAATACGAACGCCGCTGGGCCATGGGTGGCTTCGCCATCGGCGGCGCCTTCAACGACATCGCCATCAACCCCGACGCCAACGAAACCGCCGCCGAGTTCGTCCGCCAGAAAATCCGCGAAATCGTCCAGGACCCCGAAACCGCCGAAGCCCTCTGCCCGCGCGATTACCCCTTCGGCACCAAGCGCCTCTGCGTCGATATCGCCTACTACGAAACCTTCAACCGCCCCAACGTCACACTCGTCTCCATCCGCGACAACCCCATCGCTGCCATCACCCCGAAAGGCGTCCGCCTCGAAAACGGCGACGAGTACGAGTTCGACACCATCGTCTACGCCACCGGCTTCGACGCCATGACCGGTGCCCTCCTCCGCATCGACATCCGCGGCCGCGGCGGCCTCACCCTCCGCGAAAAGTGGGAGCACGGCCCCCGCACCTGCCTCGGCATCCAGGTCGCCGGCTTCCCCAACATGTTCACCATCACCGGCCCCGGCAGCCCCTCCGTCCTCAGCAACATGCTCGTCTCCATCGAACAGCACGTTGACTGGGTCACCGACTGCCTCGAATACCTCCGCGAGCGCGACCTCGCCACCATCGAGCCCTCCCTCGAAGCCGAAGACGCCTGGGTCAACCACGTCAACGAGGTCGCGAACCTTACCCTCTACCCGCGCGCCAACTCCTGGTACATCGGCGCCAACGTCCCCGGCAAACCGCGCGTCTTCATGCCGTACATTGGCGGCGTCGGGGCCTACGCCCAGAAGTGCGCCGAGGTCGCCGCCAACGGCTACGAGGGGTTCATCCTCCAGCCCGAGCCCGCCGCCCTCTCCCGCTGA
- a CDS encoding class I SAM-dependent methyltransferase: MGMKPAGQVTRGKTAPNRLRLADTYLLVAEGARLRALQGPAVDLGFGDVPVTTVELFERLRRANPRAEVIGVEIDPERAERAQAFARAGLRFVRGGFNLPLAEGELAGLVRAFNVLRQYDEGEVRAALETVARGMAPGALLVEGTSDPFGRLACWWVWERTAAQPVPPGRWPEPPLRRVRLVFGQRLRFFSEGPRAFQPYLPKELIHHAEPGGVLDRFFAAWERAWTAGAGRPPRERWRASVLAMAELAPAERRRRVVDRGLAAFGCDAGPIAEALAALS, from the coding sequence ATGGGCATGAAACCGGCGGGGCAGGTGACGCGCGGGAAGACGGCGCCGAACCGGCTGCGGCTGGCGGATACCTACCTGCTGGTGGCGGAGGGGGCGCGGCTGCGGGCGCTGCAGGGGCCGGCGGTTGACCTCGGGTTCGGCGATGTGCCGGTGACGACGGTGGAGCTGTTCGAGCGGCTGCGGCGGGCGAACCCCCGGGCGGAGGTCATCGGGGTGGAGATCGACCCGGAGCGCGCGGAGCGGGCGCAGGCGTTCGCGCGAGCGGGACTGCGGTTCGTGCGCGGGGGGTTCAACCTGCCGCTGGCCGAGGGGGAGCTGGCCGGGCTGGTGCGGGCATTCAACGTGCTGCGGCAGTACGACGAGGGGGAGGTCCGGGCGGCGCTGGAGACGGTCGCGCGGGGGATGGCGCCCGGGGCGCTGCTGGTCGAAGGGACGAGCGACCCGTTCGGGCGGCTGGCGTGCTGGTGGGTATGGGAGCGGACGGCGGCGCAGCCGGTCCCGCCGGGGCGATGGCCCGAGCCTCCGCTGCGGCGGGTTCGGCTGGTGTTCGGGCAGCGGCTGCGGTTCTTCAGCGAGGGGCCGCGGGCGTTTCAGCCGTACCTTCCGAAGGAGCTGATCCACCACGCGGAACCGGGCGGCGTGCTCGACCGGTTCTTCGCGGCATGGGAGCGGGCGTGGACGGCGGGGGCAGGGCGGCCGCCGCGGGAGCGGTGGCGGGCATCGGTACTGGCGATGGCGGAGCTGGCGCCGGCGGAACGGCGGCGGCGCGTGGTGGACCGGGGACTGGCGGCGTTCGGGTGCGACGCGGGGCCCATTGCGGAGGCGCTGGCAGCGCTCAGTTGA
- a CDS encoding alpha/beta hydrolase, with protein MLRAIRFVPFLLVAFALAACAGESAPPADAPAAASPAAESPPSPAPPSPAPSPSPAAGYRPLGTSAGVATTISDPRFDPVPGARASYGILGRAAYRIEVPENWNGELVLFAHGFAGFGTEVAVQNPPRALREFLVANGFAWAASSYSENGYVPGIGADDTLALKRHFETEVGRPARTYLVGASMGGNVVALALEHHAGEYDGALALCGALGGIEQIDYLVSWVALAEYLSGLSFPIGEPGADLTSIFLTRLPARLGTPQAPTQAGRQFASAIKHLTGGPRPFFAEGFAEQYLVNFGLAMVDPERRLLVTRAATNQDHVYAIDPGLGITAEQLNAGVRRFAPDPAARNADAHPDAVPTTGRITAPLLTLHNTGDLFVPISLEQSYLKKVRAAGRQDLLVQRAIRAGGHCQFSQQELTTAFSDLVRWVREGVRPAGDDLSGDLTDIGRQFTSPLRPGDPGGVN; from the coding sequence ATGCTGCGCGCGATCCGGTTCGTCCCCTTCCTCCTCGTCGCCTTCGCCCTCGCCGCCTGCGCCGGCGAAAGCGCCCCGCCCGCCGATGCCCCGGCCGCAGCCTCGCCCGCAGCCGAATCCCCGCCATCCCCGGCGCCGCCGTCGCCTGCTCCCTCACCCTCGCCGGCCGCCGGCTACCGCCCCCTCGGCACCAGCGCCGGCGTCGCGACCACCATCTCCGACCCCCGCTTCGACCCCGTTCCCGGCGCCCGCGCCAGCTACGGCATCCTCGGCCGCGCCGCCTACCGCATCGAGGTGCCCGAGAACTGGAACGGCGAGCTCGTCCTGTTCGCTCACGGCTTCGCCGGCTTCGGCACCGAAGTCGCTGTCCAGAACCCGCCGCGCGCCCTCCGCGAGTTCCTCGTCGCGAACGGATTCGCCTGGGCCGCCAGCAGCTACAGCGAAAACGGTTACGTCCCCGGCATCGGCGCCGACGATACCCTCGCCCTCAAACGCCACTTCGAAACCGAAGTCGGCCGCCCGGCCCGCACCTACCTCGTCGGCGCCTCCATGGGCGGCAACGTCGTCGCCCTCGCCCTCGAACACCACGCCGGCGAATACGATGGCGCCCTCGCCCTCTGCGGCGCCCTCGGCGGTATCGAACAGATCGACTACCTCGTCTCGTGGGTCGCCCTCGCCGAATACCTCTCCGGCCTCAGCTTCCCAATCGGCGAACCCGGCGCCGACCTCACCTCCATCTTCCTTACCCGGCTGCCCGCCCGCCTCGGCACGCCCCAGGCCCCCACCCAGGCCGGCCGCCAGTTCGCCTCCGCCATCAAGCACCTCACCGGCGGCCCCCGCCCCTTCTTCGCCGAAGGCTTCGCCGAGCAGTACCTCGTCAACTTCGGCCTCGCCATGGTCGACCCCGAGCGCCGGCTCCTCGTCACCCGCGCCGCCACCAACCAGGACCACGTCTACGCCATCGACCCCGGCCTCGGCATCACCGCCGAACAGCTGAACGCCGGCGTCCGCCGCTTCGCCCCCGACCCCGCCGCCCGCAACGCCGACGCCCACCCCGACGCCGTCCCGACCACGGGCCGCATCACCGCGCCGCTCCTCACCCTCCACAACACCGGCGACCTCTTCGTCCCCATCTCCCTCGAGCAGTCCTACCTCAAGAAGGTCCGCGCGGCCGGCCGGCAGGACCTCCTCGTGCAGCGCGCCATCCGCGCCGGCGGCCACTGCCAGTTCTCGCAGCAAGAGCTCACCACCGCCTTCTCCGACCTCGTCCGCTGGGTCCGCGAGGGTGTGCGCCCCGCCGGCGACGACCTCTCCGGCGACCTCACCGATATCGGCCGCCAGTTCACCAGTCCGCTCCGCCCCGGCGACCCCGGCGGCGTCAACTGA
- the rfbC gene encoding dTDP-4-dehydrorhamnose 3,5-epimerase, whose amino-acid sequence MHVSTTPLEGVLVIDTDFFRDERGFFIEVYHEQRFREHGLPTNFVQDNHSRSGKAVLRGFHYQDMTAPMGKLVRCTAGAILDVAVDLRVGSPTFGRYVAIELTAENMRQLWVPEGFGHAFQVLTDAAEVQYKCTGLYSPPSEGAIAWNDPDIGVDWPIKNPVLSQRDQNGMSLRQYLENPAFHYRPA is encoded by the coding sequence ATCCATGTCTCCACGACGCCGCTCGAAGGCGTCCTGGTCATCGATACCGACTTCTTCCGCGACGAGCGCGGCTTCTTCATCGAGGTCTACCACGAGCAGCGCTTCCGCGAGCACGGCCTCCCCACCAACTTCGTCCAAGACAACCACTCCCGCTCCGGCAAAGCCGTCCTCCGCGGCTTCCACTACCAGGACATGACTGCCCCCATGGGCAAACTCGTCCGCTGCACCGCCGGCGCCATCCTCGATGTCGCTGTCGACCTCCGCGTCGGCTCCCCCACGTTCGGCAGGTACGTCGCCATCGAACTCACGGCCGAGAACATGCGCCAGCTCTGGGTGCCCGAGGGCTTCGGCCACGCCTTCCAGGTCCTCACCGACGCCGCCGAGGTCCAGTATAAGTGCACCGGCCTCTACAGCCCGCCCTCCGAAGGCGCCATCGCCTGGAACGACCCCGACATCGGCGTCGACTGGCCGATCAAGAACCCCGTCCTCTCCCAGCGCGACCAGAACGGCATGAGCCTCCGCCAGTACCTCGAAAATCCGGCCTTCCACTACCGCCCCGCCTGA